The Amycolatopsis sp. DG1A-15b genome window below encodes:
- a CDS encoding ubiquitin-like small modifier protein 1, whose protein sequence is MRITVLLPGTLREKAGGESRLDVEVAGPATLAGLLDALAERYPALERRLRDEQSELRRYVNFYVDGEECRHRGGTATVLREDAEVQIIPSVAGG, encoded by the coding sequence GTGCGGATCACCGTGCTGCTGCCCGGGACGCTGCGGGAAAAGGCCGGCGGCGAGTCCCGGCTCGACGTCGAGGTCGCCGGGCCGGCCACGCTGGCCGGCCTGCTCGACGCGCTCGCCGAGCGGTACCCGGCGCTCGAGCGGCGGCTGCGCGACGAGCAGTCGGAGCTGCGCCGGTACGTCAACTTCTACGTCGACGGCGAGGAGTGCCGCCACCGCGGCGGCACCGCGACGGTGCTGCGCGAAGACGCCGAGGTGCAGATCATCCCGTCGGTCGCGGGAGGCTGA
- a CDS encoding NAD(P)-dependent alcohol dehydrogenase, with product MKAIVQDRYGSPDVLALREAGRPSPAAGEVLVRVHAAGVDAGVWHLTTGQPYLLRLLGFGLRRPKQPVRGLDFAGTVEEIGDGVTRVRPGDEVFGVCEGAFAEHAIAKQDLVAAKPGRVSFEEAAAVLVSGGTALQALRDVGRVRPGHRVLVIGAAGGVGSFAVQLAKAFGADVTGVCSTAKTDLVRGLGAGHVVDYTREDFAGRRYDLILDTAGLRSLTDLRRALTPRGTLVIVGGEGGKWLGGIQRVFRAALLNPFVRHRLCGLVARVRAADLETLREMIETGQLTPALDRTYPLADAAAAVGHLRAGRAAGKVVLIP from the coding sequence GTGAAAGCCATCGTCCAAGACCGCTACGGCAGCCCGGATGTCCTCGCACTGCGCGAGGCCGGCAGACCGTCGCCCGCGGCCGGCGAGGTCCTCGTGCGCGTGCACGCGGCCGGCGTCGACGCGGGCGTCTGGCACCTGACCACCGGGCAGCCGTACCTGCTGCGCCTGCTGGGTTTCGGGCTGCGCCGGCCCAAGCAGCCGGTGCGGGGCCTCGACTTCGCCGGCACGGTCGAGGAGATCGGCGACGGTGTCACGCGGGTCCGGCCCGGTGACGAGGTGTTCGGCGTCTGCGAGGGCGCGTTCGCCGAGCACGCCATCGCGAAGCAGGACCTCGTCGCGGCGAAGCCCGGACGCGTCTCGTTCGAGGAGGCGGCGGCCGTCCTCGTCTCCGGCGGTACCGCCCTGCAGGCCCTGCGCGACGTGGGCCGCGTCCGGCCAGGGCACCGCGTCCTGGTCATCGGTGCGGCCGGCGGCGTCGGGTCCTTCGCGGTGCAACTGGCCAAGGCCTTCGGGGCGGACGTCACGGGGGTGTGCAGCACCGCCAAGACGGACCTCGTCCGCGGGCTCGGCGCCGGGCACGTCGTGGACTACACGCGCGAGGACTTCGCGGGCCGGCGGTACGACCTGATCCTGGACACCGCAGGCCTGCGTTCGCTGACCGACCTGCGCCGGGCGCTGACCCCGCGCGGCACGCTGGTGATCGTCGGCGGCGAAGGCGGCAAGTGGCTCGGCGGCATCCAGCGCGTCTTCCGGGCGGCGCTGCTGAACCCGTTCGTGCGGCACCGGTTGTGCGGGCTGGTCGCCCGGGTTCGGGCCGCGGACCTCGAGACCCTGCGCGAAATGATCGAGACCGGACAGCTCACGCCTGCCCTCGACCGGACCTACCCCCTCGCGGACGCCGCCGCCGCGGTCGGCCACCTCCGCGCCGGACGCGCGGCGGGCAAGGTCGTCCTCATCCCTTGA
- a CDS encoding YciI family protein gives MKYLMLINASLDADGEAMGGCTVEDWQLFDKTIKDSGVYVSGNSLADFTTATTVRVDDHGERVVTDGPFAESREVLGGYFVVDVPDLDVALDWAARCPGSRGGGHIVVRPLASYGD, from the coding sequence GTGAAGTACCTGATGCTGATCAACGCCTCGCTCGACGCGGACGGCGAGGCCATGGGCGGCTGCACGGTCGAGGACTGGCAGCTGTTCGACAAGACCATCAAGGACTCGGGGGTCTACGTCTCCGGGAACTCGCTCGCCGACTTCACCACGGCCACCACCGTCCGGGTCGACGACCACGGCGAGCGGGTCGTCACCGACGGGCCGTTCGCCGAGTCCCGTGAGGTGCTGGGCGGCTACTTCGTCGTCGACGTGCCGGATCTCGACGTCGCCCTCGACTGGGCAGCGCGCTGCCCGGGATCCCGCGGCGGCGGGCACATCGTCGTCCGGCCGCTCGCTTCGTACGGGGACTGA
- a CDS encoding NAD(P)H-binding protein, producing MFLVTGATGNVGAEVVSALAAAGAPVRALVRRPDVTLPDGVEAAVGDLGSPGSLTDALKGVEGVFLLSGYDDASGVLRDAGVRRVVLLSGGSAALEDLDNAVSRYMTLSERAVRESGLDWTFLRPRAFMSNALRWLPQLRSGDTVRVQFPDVPVACIDPADIAAVAVAALAGGHEGRVYDLTGPVAMRPVEQVSALASVLGRDLRFVGLSNDETRVELEAGMPREYVDAFWNFYVEGTLDEATVYPTVPEVTGRPARTFAQWAEAHAGAFR from the coding sequence ATGTTCCTGGTCACCGGCGCCACCGGCAACGTCGGCGCGGAAGTGGTTTCGGCACTCGCGGCGGCGGGGGCCCCGGTCCGGGCGCTGGTGCGCCGGCCGGACGTCACGCTGCCGGACGGGGTCGAGGCCGCGGTGGGCGACCTCGGCTCGCCCGGCAGCCTCACGGACGCTCTCAAGGGTGTCGAAGGCGTCTTCCTGTTGTCCGGGTACGACGACGCGTCCGGCGTGCTGCGGGACGCGGGCGTGCGGCGGGTCGTGCTGCTGTCCGGCGGGTCGGCGGCGCTGGAAGACCTGGACAACGCGGTCTCCCGCTACATGACGCTGTCCGAGCGCGCGGTGCGGGAATCGGGCCTGGACTGGACGTTCCTGCGGCCGCGCGCGTTCATGTCGAACGCCCTGCGCTGGCTGCCGCAGCTGCGTTCGGGCGACACGGTCCGCGTCCAGTTCCCGGACGTCCCGGTGGCGTGCATCGATCCGGCGGACATCGCGGCGGTGGCGGTGGCGGCGCTGGCCGGTGGGCACGAAGGGCGTGTGTACGACCTGACCGGCCCGGTGGCGATGCGGCCGGTGGAGCAGGTTTCGGCGCTGGCTTCGGTGCTGGGGCGGGATCTCCGGTTCGTGGGACTGTCGAACGACGAGACGCGCGTGGAGCTCGAGGCGGGGATGCCGCGCGAGTACGTCGACGCGTTCTGGAACTTCTACGTCGAGGGCACCTTGGACGAGGCGACGGTGTACCCGACGGTGCCGGAGGTGACCGGGCGGCCGGCGCGGACCTTCGCCCAGTGGGCCGAGGCGCACGCCGGCGCGTTCCGCTGA
- a CDS encoding helix-turn-helix transcriptional regulator, with protein MVKPTRVTNSLRALRFAHGRLTQAELATRLGVTRQTVIAIEQGRYSPSLEMAFQIAHVFGVPLEEVFQYPEETS; from the coding sequence GTGGTGAAGCCGACCCGCGTCACGAACTCGCTCCGCGCCCTCCGGTTCGCGCACGGCCGGCTGACCCAGGCCGAGCTCGCCACCCGGCTCGGCGTCACCCGCCAGACCGTCATCGCGATCGAGCAGGGCCGGTATTCGCCGTCGCTCGAGATGGCCTTCCAGATCGCGCACGTGTTCGGAGTTCCGCTCGAAGAAGTGTTCCAGTACCCGGAGGAGACGTCGTGA
- a CDS encoding MerR family transcriptional regulator, giving the protein MLEVKSPIPAEGLTIADAARRTGVSAHTLRYYERAGLVVTRVDRTSGGRRRYRQLDLDWIKICTKLRATGMPIKTIRRYADLVAAGRGNEPERLALLEEHRADVLARLAELQENLVLIDRKIGVYRGRLEAGDADGLWAPAQPH; this is encoded by the coding sequence GTGCTCGAAGTCAAATCGCCGATCCCCGCGGAGGGCCTGACCATCGCGGACGCGGCCCGCCGCACCGGGGTAAGCGCGCACACGCTGCGCTACTACGAACGGGCGGGCCTGGTGGTCACCCGCGTCGACCGCACGAGCGGCGGCCGCCGCCGCTACCGGCAGCTGGACCTGGACTGGATCAAGATCTGCACCAAACTCCGGGCGACGGGCATGCCGATCAAGACGATTCGCCGCTACGCGGACCTGGTCGCCGCCGGCCGCGGCAACGAGCCGGAACGCCTGGCGCTGCTGGAGGAGCACCGCGCCGACGTGCTGGCGAGGCTGGCGGAGCTCCAGGAGAACCTGGTCCTCATCGACCGCAAGATCGGCGTGTACCGGGGCCGCCTCGAGGCCGGCGACGCGGACGGCCTGTGGGCCCCGGCCCAGCCGCACTGA
- a CDS encoding MFS transporter, with protein sequence MNVPTASRPGLVLAICCASIVVVVMDISIVTVALPSIRRDLGASVSGLQWTVDAYTLVLAAFLVLGGSAADRFGRKRVFQCGLAVFGLGSLLCSLAPGIGWLIAARVLQAAGGTMLNPVAMAIVATTFPAPAERARAIGVFGSMSGLALALGPILGGMLVDGFGWRAVFWVNVPIIAAALVATTLFVPESRAPRPRRFDPVGQGLVLVVLGSVVAALIESHRLGWTSPWLLGLLALAGLGVLGILAYEPRRADPLLELRLFRSVSFSAAIVMALFALCGFGVFLFSTTQYLQDVRGMTPLAAGLCLLPVGVLVLVLSPRTGRFVGARGPRWPLVVAGVALAAGGAVSAGLGPATPLPVVLATFLLFGLFLGTVNPPITNTAVSGMPGSMAGVAASLASAGRQTGTTLGVALSGAGHGVWWLVAGLGAGLVVLALLSTGRRAAATADRAAALFDELSLPRPTG encoded by the coding sequence ATGAACGTTCCGACCGCAAGCCGCCCGGGTCTCGTGCTCGCGATCTGCTGCGCCAGCATCGTCGTCGTGGTGATGGACATCTCCATCGTCACCGTCGCGCTGCCCTCGATCCGCCGTGACCTGGGCGCGTCCGTCTCCGGCCTGCAGTGGACCGTCGACGCCTACACGCTGGTCCTGGCGGCTTTCCTCGTGCTCGGCGGTTCGGCCGCCGACCGGTTCGGCCGCAAGCGCGTCTTCCAGTGCGGCCTGGCCGTCTTCGGCCTCGGGTCGCTGCTGTGCAGCCTGGCCCCCGGCATCGGCTGGCTGATCGCGGCCCGCGTGCTGCAGGCGGCCGGCGGCACCATGCTCAACCCGGTCGCGATGGCCATCGTCGCCACCACCTTCCCCGCCCCGGCCGAGCGCGCCCGCGCCATCGGCGTGTTCGGCTCGATGTCCGGCCTGGCGCTGGCGCTCGGGCCGATCCTCGGCGGCATGCTCGTCGACGGCTTCGGCTGGCGGGCCGTGTTCTGGGTCAACGTCCCGATCATCGCCGCCGCGCTCGTCGCCACGACGTTGTTCGTGCCCGAGTCGCGCGCGCCGCGGCCCCGCCGCTTCGACCCGGTGGGGCAGGGCCTCGTGCTGGTGGTGCTCGGCAGCGTCGTCGCCGCCCTCATCGAGTCGCACCGGCTGGGCTGGACGTCACCGTGGCTCCTCGGCCTGCTCGCGCTCGCCGGACTCGGCGTGCTGGGCATCCTCGCCTACGAGCCGCGCCGCGCCGACCCGCTGCTCGAGCTGCGCTTGTTCCGCAGCGTGTCCTTCAGCGCGGCGATCGTCATGGCGTTGTTCGCGCTCTGCGGGTTCGGCGTCTTCCTGTTCTCGACGACGCAGTACCTCCAGGACGTCCGGGGCATGACCCCGCTGGCGGCGGGCCTGTGCCTGCTGCCGGTCGGCGTGCTCGTCCTGGTCCTGTCGCCGCGGACCGGACGGTTCGTCGGCGCGCGCGGCCCGCGGTGGCCGCTGGTCGTCGCCGGGGTCGCCCTCGCCGCGGGCGGCGCCGTCTCGGCGGGGCTGGGCCCGGCGACGCCGCTGCCCGTCGTGCTCGCGACCTTCCTGCTGTTCGGCCTGTTCCTCGGCACGGTGAACCCGCCGATCACCAACACCGCCGTCTCCGGGATGCCGGGGTCGATGGCCGGGGTGGCGGCGTCGCTGGCGTCGGCAGGCCGGCAGACCGGCACCACCCTGGGCGTGGCGCTCTCGGGCGCGGGACACGGCGTGTGGTGGCTGGTCGCCGGGCTCGGGGCCGGTCTCGTCGTCCTGGCGCTGCTCAGCACCGGACGCCGGGCGGCCGCGACGGCCGACCGGGCCGCCGCGCTGTTCGACGAGCTCAGCCTCCCGCGACCGACGGGATGA
- a CDS encoding exo-alpha-sialidase, whose protein sequence is MSVLLAIGTRKGLWLATSTDDRATWEVTGPHHPMTEVYAVGIDTRHATPRLLAGVTSEHFGPSVATSDDLGATWAEPDHAPIAFPADTGESLARAWQLAPGPAGEPDVVYAGTEPSALFRSTDGGRTYELVRGLWDHPHREHWTPGGGGKAIHTVLPHPTDPGRVTVAMSTGGVYRTEDGGESWTASNTGIKAVHVPDPYPEYGQCVHKVARHPAEPDRLFAQVHHGVYRSDDAGATWRSIADGLPSDFGFPIVVHPNRPEVVYTFPLVADAMRFPPEGRCRVYRSEDAGKSWEALGAGLPDGYWAGVMRDAMCTDDADPAGVYFGSRTGDVYASRDDGDSWQLVAAHLPDVLSVRAARV, encoded by the coding sequence ATGTCCGTCCTGCTCGCGATCGGCACGCGCAAGGGTCTGTGGCTGGCCACCAGCACCGACGACCGGGCCACGTGGGAGGTCACCGGCCCGCACCACCCGATGACCGAGGTGTACGCGGTCGGCATCGACACGCGCCACGCCACGCCGCGGCTGCTCGCCGGGGTCACCAGCGAGCACTTCGGGCCGAGCGTCGCCACCAGCGACGACCTGGGCGCGACCTGGGCCGAACCCGACCACGCGCCGATCGCGTTCCCGGCGGACACCGGCGAATCCCTGGCCAGGGCGTGGCAGCTCGCGCCGGGCCCGGCGGGCGAGCCGGACGTCGTCTACGCGGGCACCGAGCCGTCCGCCCTCTTCCGCTCCACCGACGGCGGCCGCACCTACGAACTCGTCCGCGGCCTGTGGGACCACCCGCACCGCGAGCACTGGACGCCCGGGGGCGGCGGCAAGGCCATCCACACCGTTCTCCCGCACCCCACCGACCCCGGCCGCGTCACCGTGGCGATGTCCACCGGCGGCGTCTACCGCACCGAGGACGGCGGCGAGTCCTGGACAGCGAGCAACACCGGCATCAAGGCGGTGCACGTGCCCGACCCGTACCCCGAATACGGCCAGTGCGTGCACAAGGTCGCGCGGCACCCGGCCGAGCCGGACCGCCTGTTCGCGCAGGTCCACCACGGCGTCTACCGCAGCGACGACGCGGGCGCGACCTGGCGGTCCATCGCCGACGGCCTGCCCAGCGACTTCGGCTTCCCGATCGTCGTCCACCCGAACCGGCCCGAGGTCGTCTACACGTTCCCGCTGGTCGCCGACGCGATGCGGTTCCCTCCCGAGGGCCGGTGCCGGGTGTACCGCAGCGAGGACGCCGGCAAGTCGTGGGAGGCGCTGGGGGCAGGCCTGCCGGACGGGTACTGGGCCGGCGTCATGCGGGACGCGATGTGCACCGACGACGCCGACCCGGCCGGGGTGTACTTCGGTTCGCGGACCGGCGACGTCTACGCCAGCCGCGACGACGGCGACAGCTGGCAGCTCGTCGCGGCGCACCTGCCCGACGTGCTGAGCGTTCGCGCCGCGAGGGTGTGA
- a CDS encoding YciI family protein produces the protein MRFLMMHRVDERDPQSWNPSQEFIEKMGGFIQESAEKGILITAEGVHPTEKGSLVRKPRGAAIRVTDGPFAEAKEVIGGFALINAADRAEAVEFAKRYVELFDQEIEVEIRQVVEFDELPAQD, from the coding sequence ATGCGTTTCCTCATGATGCACCGCGTCGACGAGCGCGACCCGCAGTCGTGGAACCCCAGCCAGGAGTTCATCGAGAAGATGGGCGGGTTCATCCAGGAGTCGGCGGAGAAGGGCATCCTGATCACCGCGGAGGGCGTCCACCCGACGGAGAAGGGCTCGCTGGTCCGCAAGCCCCGCGGCGCGGCGATCCGCGTCACCGACGGGCCGTTCGCCGAGGCCAAGGAGGTCATCGGCGGGTTCGCGCTGATCAACGCGGCGGACCGGGCCGAGGCCGTCGAGTTCGCCAAGCGGTACGTCGAGCTGTTCGACCAGGAGATCGAGGTGGAGATCCGGCAGGTCGTCGAGTTCGACGAACTGCCGGCGCAGGACTGA